The following are encoded together in the Xanthomonas vesicatoria ATCC 35937 genome:
- the hprK gene encoding HPr(Ser) kinase/phosphatase → MNTSITARELFDQQRDKLALRWVAGQKGEHREIQAGSNNARRPSLAGYLNVIYPNKVQILGTEELAWLDSLDARQRWETIEKIIQVQPLALAISKNQSCPEDLRAAADESNTPLWISPKRGHELLNHLSYHLARTLAPRVTLHGVFMEIYSIGVLITGEAGSGKSELALELLSRGHRLVADDAPEFTQIAPDVLDGTCPELLQDLLEVRGLGVLNVRDMFGDTAVKKNKYLRLIVHLTRPMTEPTPSGYERLTGDSGSRHVLDLDVPLITLPVMPGRNLAVLTEAATRLHILRTKGIDPAAMFIARHSNLLERRTP, encoded by the coding sequence ATGAATACCAGCATCACCGCACGCGAACTGTTCGACCAGCAGCGCGACAAGCTGGCGCTGCGCTGGGTCGCCGGGCAGAAGGGCGAGCACCGCGAGATCCAGGCGGGCAGCAACAACGCCCGCCGCCCGTCGCTGGCTGGCTATCTCAACGTGATCTATCCCAACAAGGTGCAGATCCTGGGCACCGAAGAGCTGGCCTGGCTGGATTCGCTGGACGCGCGCCAGCGCTGGGAAACCATCGAGAAGATCATCCAGGTGCAACCGCTGGCACTGGCGATCAGCAAGAACCAATCCTGCCCGGAAGACCTGCGCGCCGCCGCCGACGAATCCAACACCCCGTTGTGGATCTCGCCCAAGCGCGGCCACGAACTGCTCAACCACCTCTCCTACCATCTGGCGCGCACGCTGGCGCCGCGGGTCACCCTGCATGGCGTGTTCATGGAGATCTATTCGATCGGCGTGCTGATCACCGGCGAGGCAGGCTCGGGCAAGAGCGAACTGGCGCTGGAACTGCTCAGCCGCGGCCACCGCCTGGTGGCCGACGATGCGCCGGAATTCACCCAGATCGCCCCCGATGTGCTCGACGGCACCTGCCCCGAGCTGCTGCAGGACCTGCTGGAAGTGCGCGGCCTGGGCGTGCTCAACGTGCGCGACATGTTCGGCGACACCGCGGTGAAGAAGAACAAGTACCTGCGCCTGATCGTGCACCTGACCCGGCCGATGACCGAACCCACGCCCTCCGGCTACGAGCGCCTGACCGGCGATTCCGGCAGCCGCCACGTGCTGGACCTGGACGTGCCACTGATCACCTTGCCGGTGATGCCCGGCCGCAACCTGGCGGTGCTGACCGAAGCGGCCACGCGGCTGCATATCCTGCGCACCAAGGGCATCGACCCGGCGGCGATGTTCATTGCCCGCCACAGCAACCTGCTGGAGCGACGTACGCCATGA
- the rapZ gene encoding RNase adapter RapZ produces MSIAPSTLMIVSGLSGSGKSVALKTFEDLDYYCSDNLPVELLPDFVKSRLRGNPIGDQRLAVGIDVRSRSDLTQLAQWRQAAQEYGIEARLLFFEASDEALIKRYADTRRRHPLSHLGLALPEAITRERQLTEPLRAQADAIIDTSTLNVHQLRRRVVTEFALGSNDRLSLLFESFAYKRGVPAEADFVFDARVLPNPHWDPELRPLTGRDAGVREYLDNEADVQRYSAQIVDLLDTWLPRLRNDTRSYVTIAFGCTGGKHRSVYMAERMARHAREQGWPEVATFHREQD; encoded by the coding sequence ATGAGCATCGCGCCCTCCACGTTGATGATCGTGAGCGGGCTGTCCGGCTCGGGCAAATCGGTCGCGTTGAAGACCTTCGAGGATCTGGACTACTACTGTTCTGACAATCTGCCGGTGGAGCTGCTGCCGGACTTCGTCAAGAGCCGCCTGCGTGGCAATCCGATCGGCGACCAGCGCCTGGCGGTGGGCATCGACGTGCGCAGCCGCAGCGACCTGACCCAGCTGGCGCAGTGGCGCCAGGCTGCGCAGGAATACGGCATCGAGGCACGTCTGCTGTTTTTCGAAGCCAGCGATGAAGCGCTGATCAAACGGTACGCCGATACCCGCCGGCGTCATCCGCTCAGTCATCTCGGCCTGGCCTTGCCGGAGGCGATCACCCGCGAGCGCCAGTTAACCGAGCCGCTGCGCGCGCAGGCCGACGCGATCATCGATACCAGCACGCTGAACGTGCACCAGTTGCGTCGCCGCGTGGTCACCGAATTCGCGCTCGGCTCCAACGACCGGTTGTCACTGTTGTTCGAATCGTTTGCCTACAAGCGCGGCGTGCCGGCTGAGGCCGACTTCGTGTTCGATGCGCGCGTGCTGCCCAATCCGCACTGGGACCCTGAGCTGCGCCCGCTCACCGGCCGCGATGCCGGGGTGCGCGAGTACCTGGACAACGAAGCGGATGTGCAGCGCTACAGCGCACAGATCGTGGACTTGCTCGACACCTGGTTGCCGCGATTGCGTAACGACACCCGCAGCTACGTGACCATCGCCTTCGGCTGCACCGGCGGCAAGCATCGCTCGGTGTACATGGCCGAACGCATGGCGCGGCATGCACGCGAACAGGGCTGGCCGGAAGTGGCGACGTTTCATCGCGAGCAGGACTGA
- a CDS encoding PTS sugar transporter subunit IIA, producing the protein MACGILLITHPGIGAALLNVATGLLRHLPLKTEAFDVPFDADLDALLPQASAAMRRVDSGDGVLVMTDLYGASPSNLASRLAKLGTPVRRVSALSLPMLLRVMNYPEQGLQELPATAAAGTRNGAIIDDA; encoded by the coding sequence ATGGCCTGTGGCATTCTCCTCATTACTCATCCCGGCATCGGCGCAGCGTTGTTGAACGTGGCGACGGGGCTGTTGCGGCACTTGCCGCTGAAGACCGAAGCATTCGACGTGCCGTTCGATGCAGACCTGGACGCATTATTGCCCCAGGCCTCGGCGGCGATGCGCCGGGTCGACAGCGGCGACGGCGTGCTGGTCATGACCGACCTGTACGGCGCCAGCCCCAGCAATCTCGCCAGCCGATTGGCCAAGCTGGGCACGCCGGTCCGTCGCGTGTCCGCACTGAGCCTACCGATGCTGCTGCGGGTGATGAATTATCCCGAACAAGGTTTGCAGGAGCTGCCCGCCACTGCGGCGGCAGGTACCCGCAACGGAGCGATCATCGACGATGCTTGA
- a CDS encoding HPr family phosphocarrier protein — protein sequence MLERELIVSNRLGLHARATAKLVQTLSSYRSNATLAAKGREVNAKSIMGVMLLAAGQGTSVVVRLDGEDEADALQALVELFERRFDEDS from the coding sequence ATGCTTGAACGCGAACTCATTGTGTCCAACCGACTCGGACTGCATGCGCGGGCGACCGCCAAGCTGGTGCAGACGTTGTCGTCCTATCGCAGCAACGCCACGCTGGCGGCCAAGGGCCGCGAAGTGAATGCCAAGAGCATCATGGGCGTGATGTTGCTGGCCGCAGGCCAAGGCACCAGCGTGGTGGTGCGGCTGGATGGCGAAGACGAAGCCGACGCCTTGCAGGCGCTGGTGGAGCTGTTCGAGCGTCGCTTCGACGAGGACAGCTGA
- the ptsP gene encoding phosphoenolpyruvate--protein phosphotransferase produces MSLRLRGHGASRGNALGRARVRQSHTLEVAEQRVPANQVETQLQRLHTAIEAARVEMQQLRDRLHGALAREVGEFLELHALLLDDPELLQGLDELIRTHRYSADYALRVQRDRLAAVFDGMEDAYLKSRMDDLDHVIGRIHAFLHKRAPDLKGVAGEILVCDNVAPSELAQLQAQGVVGIVTTAGSALSHSAILARSLHLPLVVGVSDAVQRIDDGDVLIVDAGSGQVIVDPTPDHLRDYRERLRALAKEQRELGRLRSKPTRTRDNVDITLLANAESLEDVARAHALGASGLGLYRTEFLFLQRNELPDEDEQFHTYRDTVLGMSGRPVTIRTLDLGADKADRTGLTLSDEDNPALGLRGVRLSLARPAVAQAQLRAILRASGYGPVRILVPMVSGREEILLVRKQLKKLTAQLRDEGHEIAEHIPLGAMIEVPAAALALDCFIDDIDFLSIGTNDLVQYLLAVDRNNEALGELYSPLHPAVLRLIAQVIATGRAYNKPVAVCGEIAGDPRFVPMLLALGLTEFSLHPATLLEVRRAVRDIHLGELRVHGDKLLRTRDRKGIEKWLACNAQAVLR; encoded by the coding sequence ATGAGCCTGCGCCTGCGCGGACATGGGGCCTCGCGCGGCAATGCGCTCGGGCGCGCGCGCGTGCGCCAGAGTCATACGCTGGAAGTGGCCGAACAACGCGTCCCCGCCAACCAGGTGGAAACGCAGTTGCAGCGCCTGCACACCGCCATCGAGGCAGCCCGTGTCGAAATGCAGCAGCTGCGCGACCGCCTGCATGGCGCACTCGCGCGCGAAGTCGGCGAGTTTCTCGAACTGCATGCGCTGCTGCTGGACGACCCGGAACTGCTGCAGGGGCTGGATGAGCTGATCCGCACCCACCGCTATAGCGCCGACTATGCGCTGCGCGTGCAGCGCGACCGGCTGGCGGCGGTGTTCGACGGCATGGAAGACGCCTACCTCAAGAGCCGCATGGACGATCTGGATCACGTGATCGGCCGCATCCATGCGTTCTTGCACAAGCGTGCGCCCGACCTCAAGGGTGTGGCCGGCGAGATCCTGGTCTGCGACAACGTGGCGCCGTCAGAACTGGCGCAGCTGCAGGCACAAGGCGTGGTCGGCATTGTTACCACCGCCGGCAGTGCGCTGTCGCATAGCGCGATCCTGGCGCGCAGCCTGCACCTGCCGTTGGTGGTGGGAGTGAGCGACGCGGTGCAGCGGATCGACGATGGCGATGTGCTGATCGTCGATGCCGGCTCCGGGCAGGTGATCGTCGACCCCACGCCCGACCACTTGCGCGACTACCGCGAGCGCCTGCGCGCGCTGGCCAAGGAGCAGCGCGAACTCGGGCGGCTGCGCTCCAAGCCCACGCGCACCCGCGACAACGTCGATATCACCCTGCTGGCCAATGCCGAGTCGCTGGAAGACGTGGCGCGCGCGCATGCGCTGGGTGCCAGCGGCCTGGGCCTGTATCGCACCGAATTCCTGTTCCTGCAGCGCAACGAGCTGCCGGACGAAGACGAACAGTTCCACACCTACCGCGACACCGTGCTGGGCATGAGCGGCCGCCCGGTGACGATCCGTACGCTGGATCTGGGCGCCGACAAGGCCGACCGCACCGGCCTGACCCTGAGCGACGAGGACAACCCTGCCCTGGGCCTGCGTGGCGTGCGCCTGTCGCTGGCCCGCCCGGCGGTGGCGCAGGCGCAGTTGCGCGCCATCCTGCGCGCTTCCGGCTACGGGCCGGTGCGCATCCTGGTGCCGATGGTCAGCGGCCGCGAAGAAATCCTGTTGGTGCGCAAACAGCTGAAAAAGCTCACCGCGCAGCTGCGCGACGAAGGCCACGAGATTGCCGAGCACATTCCGCTGGGCGCGATGATCGAAGTGCCTGCTGCGGCGCTGGCGCTGGATTGCTTTATCGACGACATCGACTTCCTGTCGATCGGCACCAACGATCTGGTGCAATACCTGCTGGCGGTGGACCGCAACAACGAGGCGCTGGGCGAGTTGTATTCGCCGCTGCACCCTGCGGTGCTGCGGCTGATTGCGCAGGTGATCGCCACCGGGCGCGCCTACAACAAGCCGGTGGCGGTGTGCGGCGAAATTGCCGGCGACCCGCGCTTCGTGCCGATGTTGCTGGCGTTGGGACTGACCGAATTCAGCCTGCATCCGGCCACCTTGCTGGAAGTCCGCCGCGCAGTGCGCGACATCCACCTGGGCGAGCTGCGCGTGCATGGCGACAAGCTATTGCGCACACGCGACCGCAAGGGCATCGAGAAGTGGCTGGCCTGCAATGCGCAAGCTGTGTTGCGGTAG
- the mgtE gene encoding magnesium transporter — MAEAVRHDKTARQLRLLSDALDSGRLGPVRRLVNTLAPAEIGNLLESLPPGKREVVWGLVDPEDDGEVLLHVGDEVRESLLADMDTDEIVAAVEDLDIDDLANLVEDLPDTVIDEVLKSMDRENRERLEQVLSYPEDTAGRLMNPDVVTVRADVNVDVVLRYLRLRGELPDHTDHLYVVSRRHQYLGRVSLAALVTHEDSTPVNRLIDDEQPAIDVGDGSDEVARRFSDHDWISAPVVDDNNILLGRITIDDVVDIIREQAEHQAMSAAGLDEDEDMFSPARRAFRRRLIWLGINLCTAFLASSVVSRFEGTIEKLVALAALMPIVAGMGGNAGTQVLALMVRGLALGQIGSSNVMTLLKKELTVALINGLCLGVGLGLIVLAWFGQPMLSLVIGTALTLNMLTAAFGGVLVPVTLKRLGFDPALAGGVILTTLTDVMGFLSFLGLATLILMP, encoded by the coding sequence ATGGCCGAAGCCGTCCGCCACGACAAGACTGCGCGCCAGCTACGATTGCTGTCCGACGCACTGGATAGCGGACGCCTGGGGCCGGTACGCCGGCTGGTCAACACACTGGCGCCGGCGGAGATCGGCAACCTGCTCGAATCGTTGCCACCCGGCAAGCGCGAGGTGGTGTGGGGACTGGTCGACCCGGAAGACGATGGCGAAGTGCTGCTGCATGTCGGCGACGAAGTGCGCGAAAGCCTGCTGGCCGACATGGACACCGACGAAATCGTCGCTGCGGTCGAAGACCTGGACATCGACGATCTGGCCAATCTGGTCGAAGACCTGCCCGACACTGTCATCGACGAAGTGCTCAAGTCGATGGACCGCGAGAACCGCGAGCGGCTCGAGCAGGTGCTGTCGTATCCGGAAGACACCGCCGGCCGCCTGATGAATCCGGACGTGGTGACGGTGCGCGCCGACGTCAATGTCGATGTGGTGCTGCGCTACCTGCGCCTGCGCGGCGAGCTACCCGATCACACCGATCACCTGTACGTGGTAAGCCGGCGCCATCAATATCTGGGCCGTGTATCGCTGGCCGCGCTGGTCACGCACGAGGACAGCACGCCGGTCAACCGGCTGATCGACGACGAACAACCGGCAATCGATGTGGGCGATGGCTCCGACGAGGTGGCGCGGCGCTTCTCGGATCACGACTGGATCTCCGCCCCGGTGGTGGACGACAACAACATCCTGCTCGGCCGCATCACCATCGATGACGTGGTGGACATCATCCGCGAACAGGCCGAGCACCAGGCGATGAGCGCGGCCGGCCTGGACGAAGACGAGGACATGTTCAGCCCGGCGCGGCGCGCGTTCCGTCGCCGGCTGATCTGGCTGGGCATCAATCTGTGCACCGCCTTTCTGGCCTCCAGCGTGGTCAGCCGCTTCGAGGGCACCATCGAAAAACTGGTGGCGCTGGCGGCATTGATGCCGATCGTGGCCGGCATGGGCGGCAACGCCGGCACCCAGGTCCTGGCGCTGATGGTGCGCGGCCTGGCGCTGGGGCAGATCGGCTCGTCCAACGTGATGACCCTGCTCAAGAAGGAGCTCACCGTCGCGCTGATCAACGGGCTGTGCCTGGGCGTTGGGCTCGGGCTGATCGTGCTGGCCTGGTTCGGTCAGCCGATGCTGTCGCTGGTGATCGGCACGGCGCTGACATTGAACATGCTTACCGCGGCTTTCGGCGGCGTGCTGGTGCCGGTGACGCTCAAACGGCTGGGCTTCGACCCGGCCCTGGCCGGTGGCGTGATCCTGACCACGCTGACCGACGTGATGGGTTTTTTGAGCTTCCTGGGCCTGGCCACGTTGATCCTGATGCCGTGA
- a CDS encoding prolyl oligopeptidase family serine peptidase, which yields MAERQHDGRRGHFVARTLQLEGRLYRYQVFVPAAKAPQPRPIVLFLHGSGERGDNGRDQAEVGVGPYLSEHTAEFPALVVLPQVPDDEEWLGVNARMAIAALDAASAEFAADPQRTYLTGISMGGYGAWEIGLMQPQRFAAIVPVCGALKAPRDERRTLYVSLVAKEADPYTAAVTQLKYVPIWTFHGAKDTSVPPHDDRALYRAAKGVGANLRYSEYPEGGHNVWDVTYADPAMWKWMFQQRLR from the coding sequence ATGGCTGAGCGCCAGCACGACGGGCGGCGCGGCCACTTCGTCGCCCGCACCCTGCAGCTGGAGGGGCGGCTATACCGCTACCAGGTGTTCGTGCCGGCCGCCAAGGCACCGCAGCCACGGCCGATCGTGTTGTTCCTGCACGGCTCGGGCGAGCGCGGCGATAACGGGCGCGATCAGGCCGAGGTCGGCGTCGGCCCTTACCTGAGCGAACACACCGCCGAATTCCCGGCACTGGTGGTGTTGCCGCAGGTACCCGACGACGAGGAATGGCTGGGCGTCAATGCACGCATGGCGATCGCCGCGCTGGATGCGGCCAGCGCAGAGTTCGCTGCCGACCCGCAACGCACCTACCTCACCGGCATTTCGATGGGCGGCTACGGCGCATGGGAAATCGGGCTGATGCAGCCGCAGCGATTTGCCGCGATCGTGCCGGTCTGCGGCGCGCTCAAGGCGCCACGCGATGAGCGCCGCACGTTGTACGTCAGCCTGGTCGCCAAGGAAGCCGACCCGTACACGGCAGCGGTCACCCAACTCAAGTACGTGCCGATCTGGACGTTCCATGGCGCCAAGGACACCTCCGTGCCGCCGCACGACGATCGCGCGTTGTACCGCGCCGCGAAAGGCGTGGGCGCCAATCTGCGCTACAGCGAATATCCCGAAGGCGGCCACAACGTCTGGGACGTGACCTACGCCGACCCGGCGATGTGGAAATGGATGTTCCAGCAGCGCCTGCGCTGA